The genomic interval TATCAAAGTTCTCTTTTAAGAATTCAATATCTTTATAAGTCAGTTCATTTTTATAATATCTGTAAGAGAGATCAATAGCAATATCTCTATTAATACCAGCCTTGGTAAGTTCTGATATAACCATTTGTTGAGTAATAACTGGTTGAGCAAGTCCCATAAAAACACTCCTTATGTAATTATTATATAATATTTTAAGTGTTATAGGAAACTTATTTTAGTAAAATGCGCTTTAAGAGTACGAATACTTAGAGTCAATAACATATATGATGCTGAGAGGCTATCTAATGAATCATCATTACTTTTACCATCTGCTTAGATGTAGCAAATGGCTCTATTAACGTAGCAATTTTAGTAAATTTATTACTTATAGGTTTAATTGGAGCAATCCTAAACTTATGACTCATACGTGCTCTAAGATTAAGAAATGTTTTAGTCACATTCCCATGCCCAGAAGTGTTATCCCTATCTTCAACATAAAGTGTTAGGTCAATTTTCTTTAGTTTATAAAAAAGCTCAACTGCAGTCTTACAATCAATCTGTTGTTAAATGATTGCTGTCAATACTTTGATACCTGAATTATTAGATATAGATAAAGGAAAACAATTCTTATAAAGAGAAGGGTTTTCCTAAAATGACTTTATTTAGTTATGTATATTGTTATTAATTCTGATTATTAACTTTTAGTTTCAGGGGTCTGATTATCAGTAGTTACAGGAGTATCGGTAGCATTAATTTTTATAGCACCTTTAACTTCCTTAAGTCCCACGTCAATAGTATTTCTTATTGCTATTGTGAGAGTACCCAATGCTTTAGTAACTGCACTTATTGCTGCTCCTTTAATTACAGTAGCAACATCAGCATTACCAGCATTATTTCCATTAGCAAATTTACCACCTTTAGCTATTGCTCTCAGTACTATTCCTCCTGCTATAACTGAATCTTTAGCATTAGCACCAGCAACTTGCTCGGCACTATTCTTAGCTAACGTAGCAGCACCACCATCTTTAACCATAGCCTGTAATATGTCAGCACCGGTTACAGCACCAACAGCCTTTGCTGCATCAGTTGCTACTTTTTTGGAATTGTTTTGATCACCAGCAGGACCATTACCAGTAGCAAATAGTTTACCTGCTTCACCATCAGCAGCATTAGCAGTTCTTGAACCACCATCACTAGCCTTATTAGCATCCCCAGCCTCAGCATTTCCTTTATCTCCAAGTATCACTTCTACTAGATCTTTAATCCCTTTTACTAAGTTTTCAATACCATCACCTTTAACACCACCTGCAGCTGCATCATTACCGGCAGTAGCAACATTAGCAATTGGGTTATTATCAGAACCAATAGCCTCACTTGCAATCTTAGCACCATCAATTATCTTACTAAGTGTTTCACTAACTAGTTTGTTAACAGCGGTCTCAGTTATAGAAGCATTGGGATTATTTTCAGATTTCATATCAGCAACAATTTTATTAAGCTTATCCTTAGTACCTTGTACAGTCTCTTGAATTTTCTTAAAATAGTTCCCAACATCAGACTTCTTAGTATTAGTATCAAAACCTAAAACCCCTCCAACCATATCACTAAGGGAAGTGAAAACATTTAAGAAGTCATTACTTAAACTAATAACAGATTTTAAGAATCTACTCTAAAGAGCCTACAAATAAGTAATCTAAGTTCTTATTAAGAGATAAAATAAGTTAAATAATTATTTATAAGATCTCTCCAATACTTTATAGTTTTAAGCTCTGGTTTAGTTTCAAAAAACTTGAGTATACTCGAATCATCATCATTCTTTAATTGTATTAAAAACTTATCTATCATTTCTAAACTATCAAAAGGTGCATCATCTAATACCGAATGCATTTTTTTAGATGCTTGTAGTAATTTCTTGTAATAATAATACTTATCAGGTACACGTCTGGTCAGCTTATCAAGTTTAATTACAGATTTATGACTTACAGATTGCTGTTTTGTTATGCCCTTAGTTACTGTTTTACTATTAATACCTTTATCTTTCTTTAAAGAATTTACAGGTAAAACATCTACACTACTAGCTTGTTTTTTATTAGCTTCTTGAACATGCTCCAAAGAACTAGCATCAGTATCAACTTCACTCTCAATTAAAAGGTATGCTACAAGAGCATATCTTTTAAAATATGTTATGCATGAACCTACAAGTTCAGGTAATGTATTTTGATCTTTGCTCTCGTTGATGTTAATTCTTTGCTGTAAACAAGTGTATTAAATGAATATTCATATCCATTATTGGGACTGTAAAATGTTGTTGTAATAACATTAATTGTATTATCTCCTACAACTTTAAATGTTGGGCATTGCATGAAATCAATATCTAAATTATTGTTCTTTATAACACTCTTAATTTCCCTTATTATCTCATTAAAATCTTGAGATTTATACCCATATCCATTAAGATTCTTCGCAACACCACTTAAATGCATTTGTAGACTGTGCAAAGACTTTAGAAAGTTTATCTCTGCTTGATTTTCATTTGTTACTGAACTTTGCTCATTTATTCTTATATCTGTTACTTTCCTTGTTTGTTCATTTAGCTTCTTAACTGCTTTACGCATTCTAGTTTTTGTATTTATAATATTTTTTGTCATATTTAATCTCCTTGTTTTTGACAGCATCATTAAGTACGAAACTAATAATTTAGTATAAAAGTTAAGTCTTTGTTAGCACCTTTTCTTGAAAAACTTGCTAACAAAGACTTAAAGTCTGTCTAAATTGAACAAAATAATAAGGTAGTACTAAAATGATAGCACTACTGACAATGACTAAAATACAACAAATTTCAAATAAAATCAATCCTTATTTATAATAAATTTTTTATCCTATAGAGGACTTACTTATTAAAGACATAACAATAGATATAATTATTGATAGTCCTATTGCCATAATAATAATAATAATAATAATAATTAACATTCTATTTCCTACACCAAGATTTTCTAAGCAAACTGCATTATTACTCTGTATTTCTTTAAGTAAATTTTTTCTAGATTAGATACATCCTTTTGTAAATTCCTCTCTACATTAATGATTTGCTGTTCTAATGAATTCATTTTTTTCTCTTAAAACTTCAAAGTTAGAATTATCATTATGAAATAAAATTCACCTCTTCTTCAGTAAAACCCTTATTTAAAAACTCCTTCTTTATAATGTTCTGTTCTATACATATTATATGCTAAATTATTCATAAATACTCCTTATATCTAGCCCTTTAAACTTTTAAATTTCTTCATAAACTCTTCGAGTAAATCTTTTTTGTCTTTAAAAAGTTCATCCATTAAAAAGTTTGTAAACTTGGCATTTTGCTTATAAAAAGCATAACTATCTTGATTCTTAAGCTGAAATCTTAATGGCTTTATTGAATTTACTCTTGATTTCTTTATTGATGTACTTTCTTTTTCCGCCAAAAAGGATAAAGACTGCCTAAATCCATTTTCAACTAGATATTCTTCTTTTAAAATTCCATCTTGAATAGCACTAGCTATTCTTAAATAAGAATAGGCCTGTGATTTAGCCAACTTATAATCTTTTATAAATTGAGAAAAACTTTTATACCCGTCTAACTTATAATATTCTTTTTCCTTTATCTCTCTTAAAATATGCATGGCTTCTATTTTATTATAGATATCATCTTTTATATTATCCTTTAACTTGCTTTTTAAAAGTTTAAATCTTTTTTGGTCATCACTTACGTTAATATCATCATTAGTTAATAAAATAGAATTTTTGTCATTGTTTAAGTCTCTTGCATTAATTATTATTTCATCATTATTTTTTTTATTCATAAATTCCCTTTACTCTGTTGAATTTTTACAGTTTTCCAGCGCTGGACAACTTATACTAGAAACTCCTATTGTATCGTTATTAACAACTTATGCGATATAATAAATTACTCAATATTTGATCATATTCTATGATATAATCCGACTTTAAATCAAAATTACTGTTACTTGCTATTCTTTTATTTAAATTTTCCCTTTCAGATACGATACCTAAAAAGGTATCCTTTGCTTGAATTATTTTCAATAATTTTTTATGGGTATTATTTTTTTTAAACCTTGTTATAATAAAGAAAATTGGTATTAACCTTTCCAATTTTTTAATGAAAAACTCTAAAAGTTCATAGCTTTCAATTGTCCATTTCTCAGCTGTCATTGGAACTATAATATAATCAGTGGAATTTAAAGAACATTTTAATGTAAAATCTAAACTGGGATTAGTATCAATCACTATGTAATCATACTTTACTTTTAACCTCCTTAATTCTACCTTTAGCTTTAAATCAATAGATTTATGCCTATTTGCACAATAAAAATCTTCATTTAAACTGTGTAAAGTTAAATAACTAGGAAGCAAATCTAAACTACCTTCAATATTAAAAATTGCATTAGCAATCTCTAAATTTCCTTTTAAAACTTCACATATATTTTTTTCCATTAAATTTATATTTTTTTCTTTTATTTCATTAAAAAAATAACTAGTAACTGAAGCTTGCGTATCCATATCTATTAACAGTACTTTATATTTTTGAGCCAATAGCGTTGCAAATATGATTGAGCTCGTACTCTTTCCAACACCACCTTTAATCGAAGCCAAGGTGATTATTTTAGGTTTTTTTCTATCCATTTGGTTATAATGCCTCCTTCCGGTAATTTTTTACCATAAAATTTATATACTTGTTCTTCTAAATTGATTATTAGTTCAAGTAAAAATTGACTATATTGTGTTTCTGATTTTTCTTGCTTAATCAAACGAGATATCCCCTTAATATAACAAAACACACTTCCTTTTTTAAATCTAAATTCTATGTAATAAACCTTTGAAAAAGTATATGACCTAATAACACCATTTTCTTCATATTTTGTTATGATATTTTGCACTGGCTTTCTATAGCCATAACAAATACCTAAGAATTTGTCATCTCCTTTTATAGAAAACAAATTAATCGTGCTTATCTTTTCTTGGTTAAATAATCCTCTAAATGCGATAAAAAACTTATTATTCTGTCTTCTATGAACTCCAAACGTATATAAATCATTCATCACCTTTGTGTGATATATTGTTTTGTTATCAATTTCTTCTATTTTTGTAAAAAGACCTCTGCTTTTTACTTTATCCTTAATTTCTAACTTTTTATCTTTAAGGCGTTCTAACACGCTTTGCATAACTAATCCTCAACTAGTAATTTTTTTAGATTCTTCTAATTGTAAATAATTTTTATTATTTATAATCAACTCTAAAAGTTCATAGTAGTAATGGTTACTAAATACTTTTCTATATTCTAATTTGTTTTGTTTGTTTAAATAATTCTTTAATATTGGTACTAAAACCGATATGTTCACTTTGGATCTCAATTGTTCAAGAAGTACGCTAAAGATGTTATTCCTAGTATCTTTTTCATTTTCTTTTGTGTTCTTATTAGTATATTCAATTGTTTTTTTAATTTTTTCTATTATTTTTTCTAGATCACTGTATTTATCTTTTTCTATGATAAAGTGGGGTTTATTTTTATATTGTTCATAAAAATTTTGTATTTGGGTTTCTAATTGTTTGCTGTTATATCCTTCATTCTTTAGATTAGCTTTTGTTTCATTTAGTATTTTACTTAATTCTTTTTGTTTACTCTCAAGTTTAGTGTTATTTGGTTTAGTATCATTTATTTTTTCATACCCACTATTTTCAGCTATTTTAATGGCTTTCAGTGCTTGAATTTTAAAATCTTTGTCTGCCTTTAAATTCAAAATAGAGAAGAAAGCATTTGATTTAAAATTGCATTTCTTAGCGTACTTTTCTACTTGTAACCTTTCCATAGATTTTATGTTGTTCTTATCTTCTTCTTTTTTATTATAAGAATTATTAAAACACTCCCATTTTTCTACATTGCTATTTTGAATGCAGGTCTTTTTAATATACGCACTAACACGTTTTTTATGTCTTTCTTCTTTTTTATCTCTAAAGTGTTTATTTATTATGCGATGACATTCTTTTTTAGAGTATTTAAGTTTGTAATGAATTTCAGTTCCCATATTTACACCCAAATGTCTGTGATAATTGATTGTCACTTTAAATTCTTTTTCTAATTTATAAAGATAGCTTTGTAGAGTTTTAAGTTTAATAGGTTTTTGGTCGTTTTTTTTCATATTGTTATTAAAGTAATAAAGTATGTTGCTTTGAGTATATTGCTGAATATTTAAGTTCATATAATTTAGTGTTGATATTAAAACGATTAATTTGTGTTGATGTTTGTTTGTAGGTTTTTTTGTGCTCCTCATTTAAAACTCCTTATTATTTGTTCTATTACTAATCATAATAACGTAATTATTACCGGAAAGTAAACTAGTCTTTAATAAAAAATATTTTTTTGTTATAAAACAAATAATAAGGAGTTTTAATATGATAAATGTAACAAAAATAAATGAGTAAAGATCAGAGGTAAAGATGCAACAATTTAGTTTGGTACGGACAGATGGTGTTTAAAGGATTTGAATCATTTGCATATCAGAGTCAAAAAAATCTTTAAAGATAAACAAAAACAAGTAAGTAAAATAAGCAGGATAGGACGTAAATTACCAAAAATTGGTAAGGATGAATGTTTTAAGTTTAATAGGAAGGTTGATTTTAGTATGCAAAGAAAAGTCTTAAAGCGTATAGGTGTTGGAAGCATGTTTATTGGTGCTGATTCTTTAGAAAAATTAATGCGAGAGCGAATACTTAAAGCTATAGGAAGAGAAATACCATTTGAAGATAACTTAAGCATGAGGAAGGGAAATGAACTAGAAAACCTAGGATTTAGAGAATTTGTACGTATACACGCAAGTAATATTAAAATGTTACATAAAAACAAATATGCAAACGGTGTTGACAAATATAATTATTTCAAAAAATTTAAGGACCGAGACACATTAGTTGGTTTGATAATTGATAGATGGTTTTTGGGTA from Borrelia turicatae 91E135 carries:
- a CDS encoding ERF family protein → MTKNIINTKTRMRKAVKKLNEQTRKVTDIRINEQSSVTNENQAEINFLKSLHSLQMHLSGVAKNLNGYGYKSQDFNEIIREIKSVIKNNNLDIDFMQCPTFKVVGDNTINVITTTFYSPNNGYEYSFNTLVYSKELTSTRAKIKIHYLNL
- a CDS encoding chromosome replication/partitioning protein encodes the protein MNKKNNDEIIINARDLNNDKNSILLTNDDINVSDDQKRFKLLKSKLKDNIKDDIYNKIEAMHILREIKEKEYYKLDGYKSFSQFIKDYKLAKSQAYSYLRIASAIQDGILKEEYLVENGFRQSLSFLAEKESTSIKKSRVNSIKPLRFQLKNQDSYAFYKQNAKFTNFLMDELFKDKKDLLEEFMKKFKSLKG
- a CDS encoding ParA family protein produces the protein MDRKKPKIITLASIKGGVGKSTSSIIFATLLAQKYKVLLIDMDTQASVTSYFFNEIKEKNINLMEKNICEVLKGNLEIANAIFNIEGSLDLLPSYLTLHSLNEDFYCANRHKSIDLKLKVELRRLKVKYDYIVIDTNPSLDFTLKCSLNSTDYIIVPMTAEKWTIESYELLEFFIKKLERLIPIFFIITRFKKNNTHKKLLKIIQAKDTFLGIVSERENLNKRIASNSNFDLKSDYIIEYDQILSNLLYRISC
- a CDS encoding DUF226 domain-containing protein, with the protein product MQSVLERLKDKKLEIKDKVKSRGLFTKIEEIDNKTIYHTKVMNDLYTFGVHRRQNNKFFIAFRGLFNQEKISTINLFSIKGDDKFLGICYGYRKPVQNIITKYEENGVIRSYTFSKVYYIEFRFKKGSVFCYIKGISRLIKQEKSETQYSQFLLELIINLEEQVYKFYGKKLPEGGIITKWIEKNLK
- a CDS encoding plasmid maintenance protein, giving the protein MRSTKKPTNKHQHKLIVLISTLNYMNLNIQQYTQSNILYYFNNNMKKNDQKPIKLKTLQSYLYKLEKEFKVTINYHRHLGVNMGTEIHYKLKYSKKECHRIINKHFRDKKEERHKKRVSAYIKKTCIQNSNVEKWECFNNSYNKKEEDKNNIKSMERLQVEKYAKKCNFKSNAFFSILNLKADKDFKIQALKAIKIAENSGYEKINDTKPNNTKLESKQKELSKILNETKANLKNEGYNSKQLETQIQNFYEQYKNKPHFIIEKDKYSDLEKIIEKIKKTIEYTNKNTKENEKDTRNNIFSVLLEQLRSKVNISVLVPILKNYLNKQNKLEYRKVFSNHYYYELLELIINNKNYLQLEESKKITS